The Leptospira hartskeerlii genome contains a region encoding:
- a CDS encoding DoxX family protein, translating into MYLRNLAHHLFRTEESDRSNIIIRILVGGVFIWEGIIKFLYINQGIGRFTKLGFLHPDLTASFIGGLEILGGTMLMLGILTKPLSFIFIIQMLVAMYLTKLPLLFGNSPLAPPQAPPIFGIWAVLHEIRSEYSQALGCLFLYFSGPGRFSLDSFLKRRIFIGSNK; encoded by the coding sequence ATGTATTTGCGCAATTTAGCTCATCATCTATTTCGAACTGAGGAGAGTGATAGAAGTAATATTATTATCCGGATCCTTGTAGGAGGAGTTTTTATCTGGGAAGGAATCATTAAATTCCTATATATAAATCAGGGAATCGGAAGGTTTACAAAGTTAGGATTTTTGCATCCTGATCTGACGGCATCTTTTATAGGAGGTTTGGAAATTTTGGGAGGGACGATGTTGATGCTCGGAATTTTGACAAAACCATTAAGCTTCATATTTATTATACAAATGCTCGTTGCAATGTATCTAACAAAATTACCTCTATTATTCGGAAATTCTCCCTTGGCACCGCCTCAAGCTCCACCGATTTTTGGAATTTGGGCAGTACTACATGAGATTCGATCCGAGTATTCGCAGGCACTCGGATGCTTATTTCTATATTTCTCAGGTCCAGGTCGCTTTTCTCTGGATTCCTTTTTAAAGCGGAGAATATTCATTGGAAGTAATAAGTGA
- a CDS encoding DUF1761 domain-containing protein, with amino-acid sequence MKKFIMAVLGYLLPSFVLGVLWHFVFFKELYDSFGIYNRKDPIIALGFSTMLIQGVVLAYLYPYFKSLEARPIIGGLKFGLIFGTFLYSVSTMANAAKIEVVNPISWFAIQAVFHFLQFGISGILIGLAYKGK; translated from the coding sequence ATGAAAAAATTTATAATGGCTGTTTTAGGCTATCTTCTTCCTAGTTTTGTTTTAGGGGTATTATGGCATTTCGTATTTTTTAAGGAACTTTACGATTCCTTCGGCATATACAATAGGAAGGATCCGATCATTGCCTTGGGCTTTTCTACAATGTTGATACAGGGAGTAGTCTTAGCGTATCTTTATCCTTATTTCAAAAGTTTGGAAGCTCGTCCCATTATCGGGGGATTAAAATTTGGCCTTATTTTTGGAACATTTTTGTATTCCGTATCTACAATGGCGAATGCTGCTAAAATTGAAGTAGTAAATCCGATCTCTTGGTTTGCTATACAAGCAGTCTTTCATTTTCTGCAATTTGGTATTAGCGGCATTCTAATTGGTCTTGCATATAAAGGAAAATGA
- a CDS encoding winged helix-turn-helix transcriptional regulator yields MNKNNRSHCPIVFALDIFGDKWSLLVLRDLIFKDKRFFKEFLESEERIATNILSDRLEQLEFAGLISKRSDETNRKRYIYSPTRKSLDLIPVILEIIKWSAKYDPKTETPADFLEQAALPGKKFEKQIRKKFQL; encoded by the coding sequence ATGAATAAAAATAACCGTTCTCATTGCCCGATCGTTTTTGCACTCGATATTTTCGGAGACAAGTGGTCGCTTTTGGTCTTAAGGGATTTAATCTTTAAGGATAAAAGATTCTTTAAGGAATTTTTGGAATCTGAAGAAAGGATAGCGACAAATATCCTTTCGGATCGTTTGGAACAATTGGAATTCGCTGGATTAATTTCCAAAAGATCCGATGAAACGAATCGAAAGAGATATATTTATTCCCCCACCCGAAAATCTCTAGATCTAATCCCGGTGATCCTAGAAATTATCAAATGGAGTGCAAAGTATGATCCTAAAACTGAAACTCCTGCCGATTTCCTAGAGCAAGCAGCTCTTCCAGGAAAAAAATTTGAAAAACAAATTCGAAAAAAATTCCAACTCTAA
- a CDS encoding glycosyltransferase, which yields MRPSVSVILPTYNESKNLPIAADRITRSLSDYRHEIIVVDDDSPDHTWEIAEHLQEKIPQLKVIRRLSGKGLSSAVLTGMGAAEGEVFVVMDSDLQHDEKILPEMIRSFYERDVDLCLGTRYAKGGSTGKWSLARIGISRFANFLAKGLLGLPVSDPMSGYFGIKRSVYSETKNSINPRGFKILLEFLGRSKENLKIEEIPYTFQTRMYGETKLNNSVIKSFFLAILDIRFGKWISPTFLLYSLVGASGVLVNLVGFLIAELCKFPEVQTGISFLDPFSLSVFSGIELSILSNFFLNNYFTFYERRYTGRNLTFGFLLFHLVSMVGIVVQMSAFHFIYYSIFKQWNGASELTLKFSADILSILTAMVSNYFLNSNLTWSKKPELKN from the coding sequence ATGCGACCATCCGTTTCCGTTATACTCCCTACATACAACGAAAGTAAAAATCTACCTATTGCGGCGGATAGGATTACTAGATCTTTGTCCGATTACCGTCATGAGATCATCGTAGTAGATGATGATAGTCCTGATCACACCTGGGAAATTGCAGAACATCTTCAGGAAAAGATCCCACAACTAAAAGTGATCCGTAGGTTGAGCGGCAAAGGATTATCGTCCGCAGTTTTAACAGGTATGGGCGCAGCAGAAGGAGAAGTTTTCGTAGTGATGGATTCTGACCTACAACACGACGAAAAGATCCTTCCTGAAATGATACGTTCTTTCTACGAAAGGGATGTAGATCTTTGTTTAGGTACAAGATACGCAAAGGGCGGATCTACCGGAAAGTGGTCTTTAGCAAGAATCGGGATCAGTAGGTTCGCGAATTTTTTGGCAAAAGGTCTTTTAGGTCTTCCTGTTTCGGATCCAATGAGCGGCTATTTCGGGATAAAACGTTCTGTGTATTCGGAAACTAAAAACTCTATCAATCCAAGAGGTTTTAAGATCCTTTTGGAATTTTTGGGAAGAAGTAAAGAAAATCTTAAAATAGAAGAAATCCCGTATACTTTCCAAACGAGAATGTATGGAGAAACCAAGCTGAATAATTCTGTGATCAAAAGTTTCTTTTTGGCAATCTTAGATATTCGTTTCGGAAAATGGATCTCCCCTACCTTCCTACTTTATTCACTCGTGGGAGCAAGCGGTGTGCTTGTAAACTTAGTAGGATTTTTGATCGCCGAATTATGCAAATTTCCGGAAGTCCAAACGGGCATTTCCTTTTTAGATCCTTTTTCACTTTCCGTATTTTCCGGGATAGAACTCTCGATCCTATCCAACTTCTTCCTAAATAACTACTTTACGTTTTATGAAAGAAGGTATACCGGAAGAAATTTGACCTTTGGATTTCTATTATTCCATTTAGTAAGTATGGTGGGAATTGTGGTGCAGATGTCTGCATTCCATTTTATCTACTACTCTATTTTCAAACAATGGAATGGAGCTTCTGAACTTACATTAAAATTCAGCGCGGATATTCTTTCTATTCTGACTGCGATGGTCTCAAACTATTTCCTGAATTCCAATCTAACCTGGTCAAAAAAGCCGGAACTAAAGAACTAA
- a CDS encoding DJ-1 family glyoxalase III, with product MPKVLVPFADGMEEMEAVIVVDVLRRAGIEVISAGISTKNVTASRGVKLVSDSLLSEIDPSSFDMIILPGGNQGTKNLNANSLVSDILKKFKKENRWIGAICAAPNVLLTHNILQDQKFTAFPGSIPPNEKYTGSRLELSDKILTSIGPGSAFEFSLKIVELLVGVEKRKEVEKNLHLPS from the coding sequence ATGCCCAAGGTGTTAGTTCCATTTGCAGATGGAATGGAAGAAATGGAAGCTGTCATCGTAGTGGATGTGCTTAGAAGGGCCGGGATAGAAGTGATCTCTGCAGGAATTTCCACAAAGAATGTTACAGCTTCCAGAGGAGTAAAATTAGTCTCCGATTCACTTTTATCTGAAATCGATCCTTCCTCCTTCGATATGATTATCTTACCCGGAGGAAACCAAGGCACAAAAAATCTAAATGCAAACTCGTTAGTCTCAGATATATTAAAAAAATTTAAAAAAGAAAATCGCTGGATCGGCGCGATCTGCGCGGCACCGAACGTTCTGCTGACTCATAACATTCTTCAAGACCAAAAATTTACCGCGTTTCCGGGAAGTATTCCTCCGAACGAAAAATACACTGGAAGCAGATTAGAACTCTCTGATAAAATTTTAACGAGCATCGGCCCTGGCTCCGCATTCGAATTCTCTTTAAAAATTGTGGAACTTCTTGTCGGAGTAGAAAAAAGAAAAGAAGTAGAAAAGAACTTACATCTTCCTTCTTAA
- a CDS encoding DUF1574 domain-containing protein — protein sequence MKKNTFLLLPLLVLLISLGLDRLFTLEFFQYYYSNTLSHLNFISKEDLYFDLKEYLKKDPSARKKTLVFFGNSRALLLPTRELEKKHPDWMLYNFSVPGGSPDYFLYWIERFKSDGTRPDFVLLDQSLEIYNKTPVLALDEVLIYGLSPEFFFRHWTRYSREELSVFISKHLFHTYRDRPKFWRIWERMQNSSALAKVYEAAVQKVLTMLKEDRGSTPRDLVKQKHTDEQLFQASEMDFSSYLKPYTFHTNMFEMQKDSIHILRESNVPYATIWVKVARPYFNLYMTRKVETSEGLKTPMEVWKPIVEKFNQETGTAFWNMNEDPNYNCEEFADPGHMSPNCFPVFGDYIFKKLEETFPKTQIK from the coding sequence ATGAAAAAGAATACATTCTTACTTCTTCCTCTACTTGTTCTTTTGATTTCTTTGGGTCTGGACCGCTTGTTCACATTGGAGTTTTTTCAATATTATTATTCGAATACGCTGTCTCATCTGAATTTTATCAGCAAAGAGGACCTATATTTCGATTTGAAAGAATATCTGAAAAAGGATCCATCTGCTCGCAAAAAAACACTGGTATTCTTCGGAAATTCCAGAGCACTTTTGCTTCCTACGAGAGAATTAGAGAAAAAACACCCGGACTGGATGCTTTATAATTTTTCAGTTCCAGGCGGTTCTCCTGATTACTTCTTATATTGGATAGAAAGATTTAAATCGGACGGTACAAGACCAGATTTTGTCCTTTTAGACCAATCATTAGAAATTTATAATAAGACTCCAGTTCTTGCCTTGGACGAAGTTTTGATCTACGGGCTTTCTCCGGAATTTTTCTTTAGGCATTGGACCAGATATTCTCGGGAAGAATTATCCGTATTTATTTCCAAACATCTATTCCATACGTACAGAGATAGGCCTAAGTTTTGGAGAATTTGGGAAAGAATGCAAAATTCTTCCGCTTTGGCAAAGGTATATGAGGCAGCTGTCCAAAAAGTGCTAACTATGCTAAAGGAAGATAGAGGGAGTACTCCAAGGGACTTAGTTAAACAGAAACATACGGATGAGCAGCTTTTTCAAGCTTCCGAGATGGATTTTTCTTCTTATTTAAAACCTTATACATTTCACACGAATATGTTTGAAATGCAGAAAGATTCCATTCATATATTGAGAGAATCTAATGTTCCTTATGCTACCATTTGGGTGAAGGTAGCTCGTCCTTATTTTAATCTATATATGACCAGAAAGGTCGAAACTTCGGAAGGACTCAAAACTCCAATGGAAGTTTGGAAACCGATTGTAGAAAAGTTTAACCAAGAAACTGGAACAGCTTTCTGGAACATGAACGAGGATCCAAACTATAATTGCGAAGAATTTGCCGACCCAGGCCACATGTCCCCGAATTGTTTTCCTGTATTCGGAGATTATATTTTTAAAAAGTTAGAGGAAACTTTTCCTAAAACTCAGATAAAGTAA
- a CDS encoding pectate lyase — MASTFRMLGFASFLYLGVFDLGTNFILERVLGPSSQTLNRLEASSCNPAGTYEFFPGTGYYPSGSSEVYPWQTPTGVSFEGFETYADGSLIEASSNKSMQSHIEVTSGSLSSKHLSNGVYKRAKTEDYNFRMLIQGLNDGSRVKWTDQALEARFYIDSWQASSDSWQGIHLFTRYRTENDLYVASLRSDGTVYFKKKLCGLYTTLATGTLEDQAGNAKSFQTKQWYKLTLVSIGNHIDFYVDNVLQLSVTDGTFSWGTSGIRTDYANVYLDDLILYDDLSDF, encoded by the coding sequence ATGGCTTCCACCTTTAGAATGTTAGGCTTTGCTAGCTTTTTGTACTTAGGCGTTTTTGATTTAGGAACAAATTTCATTTTGGAACGAGTTTTAGGTCCTTCTTCTCAAACTTTAAACCGACTTGAGGCGAGTTCCTGCAATCCTGCTGGAACGTATGAATTTTTTCCCGGAACAGGTTATTATCCCAGCGGATCCAGCGAAGTCTATCCTTGGCAAACTCCTACAGGAGTTTCTTTCGAGGGCTTTGAAACCTATGCTGATGGGAGTCTTATAGAAGCCAGTTCTAATAAATCTATGCAATCTCATATTGAAGTTACTTCCGGCAGCTTGAGCTCTAAACATCTTTCCAACGGAGTTTATAAAAGGGCCAAGACGGAAGATTATAATTTCAGAATGTTGATCCAAGGCCTGAACGATGGTTCTCGAGTGAAGTGGACCGACCAAGCATTAGAAGCTCGATTCTATATAGATTCTTGGCAGGCTTCCTCGGATAGTTGGCAGGGAATCCATCTATTTACAAGATATAGGACTGAGAATGATCTATATGTGGCATCTCTCCGAAGTGACGGAACCGTTTATTTTAAGAAGAAACTTTGCGGGCTTTATACGACCTTGGCCACCGGAACTTTAGAGGACCAGGCTGGAAATGCAAAGTCTTTCCAAACAAAACAATGGTACAAGCTGACTTTGGTTTCGATTGGAAACCATATCGATTTTTACGTAGATAATGTTCTGCAATTGTCTGTAACGGATGGAACTTTTAGTTGGGGAACTTCCGGGATCAGAACTGATTACGCAAATGTGTATCTGGACGATCTGATCTTATATGATGACCTGAGTGATTTTTAA